The following coding sequences lie in one Sphingomonas sp. M1-B02 genomic window:
- the typA gene encoding translational GTPase TypA yields the protein MNLRNVAIIAHVDHGKTTLVDQLFRQSGTFRDNQRIEERAMDSNDLEKERGITILAKCTSVEWEGTRINIVDTPGHADFGGEVERILSMVDGVILLVDASEGAMPQTKFVTGKALALGLKPIVVVNKIDRPDERIQEVLDEVFDLFVSLEASDEQLDFPVLYASGRNGYANEGDFNLREGTLKPLFQKIVDHVPAPSADPDGPFKFLVTLLDRDNFLGRILTGLVFSGSLKTNQAIHALDNDGKVVETGRASKIMTFRGLERVPTDEANAGDIISLAGLTVATVSNTICDPSVTDPLHAQAIDPPTLSMRFAVNDSPMAGREGTKVTSRMIRDRLFREAESNVAIKVTEADDRDSYEVAGRGELQLGVLIETMRREGFELGISRPRVLFGVDEDGNKTEPYETVIIDVDEEYSGTVVEKMNIRKAEMTDMRPSGGGKTRITFSAPSRGMIGYHGEFLSDTRGTGIMNRLFEKYGPHKGKIEGRKNGVLISNGSGESNAYALGPLEERGILMVAPQEQLYEGMIIGENAKPDDLEVNPMKAKQLTNFRASGGKDDAIRLTPPWKMTLEQAIAYIDDDEMVEVTPKTIRLRKRYLDPHERKKASRAKVTA from the coding sequence ATGAATCTTCGCAACGTGGCGATCATCGCCCACGTCGATCACGGCAAGACCACGCTCGTCGACCAGCTTTTCCGCCAGTCCGGCACGTTCCGCGACAACCAGCGCATCGAAGAGCGGGCGATGGATTCGAACGATCTCGAAAAAGAGCGTGGCATCACCATTCTCGCCAAGTGCACCTCGGTCGAGTGGGAAGGCACGCGGATCAACATCGTCGATACGCCCGGCCACGCCGATTTCGGCGGCGAAGTCGAGCGCATCCTGTCGATGGTCGATGGCGTGATCCTGCTGGTCGACGCGTCGGAAGGCGCGATGCCGCAGACCAAGTTCGTCACCGGCAAGGCGCTCGCGCTCGGGCTCAAGCCGATCGTCGTCGTCAACAAGATCGATCGTCCCGACGAGCGCATCCAGGAAGTGCTCGACGAAGTGTTCGATCTCTTCGTCAGCCTGGAGGCCAGCGACGAGCAGCTCGATTTCCCCGTGCTCTATGCCTCGGGCCGCAACGGCTATGCCAATGAAGGCGATTTCAATCTGCGCGAGGGCACGCTGAAGCCGCTGTTCCAGAAGATCGTCGATCATGTGCCCGCGCCTTCCGCCGATCCCGATGGTCCGTTCAAGTTCCTCGTGACCCTGCTCGATCGCGACAATTTCCTTGGCCGCATCCTCACCGGCCTGGTCTTCTCGGGCTCGCTCAAGACCAACCAGGCGATCCATGCGCTCGACAATGACGGCAAGGTCGTCGAGACCGGCCGCGCATCGAAGATCATGACCTTCCGCGGTCTCGAGCGCGTCCCCACCGACGAGGCCAATGCCGGCGACATCATCTCGCTCGCCGGCCTGACCGTCGCCACCGTGTCCAACACGATCTGCGATCCCTCGGTCACCGATCCGCTCCACGCCCAGGCGATCGATCCGCCGACGCTGTCGATGCGCTTCGCCGTCAACGATTCGCCGATGGCGGGCCGCGAGGGCACCAAGGTGACCAGCCGCATGATCCGCGATCGCCTGTTCCGCGAAGCCGAATCGAACGTCGCGATCAAGGTCACCGAGGCCGACGACCGCGATTCCTACGAAGTCGCCGGCCGCGGCGAGCTCCAGCTCGGCGTGCTGATCGAGACGATGCGCCGCGAAGGCTTCGAGCTCGGCATCAGCCGCCCGCGGGTTTTGTTCGGGGTCGACGAGGACGGTAACAAGACCGAGCCCTACGAGACCGTCATCATCGACGTGGACGAGGAATATTCGGGCACGGTCGTCGAGAAGATGAACATCCGCAAGGCCGAGATGACCGACATGCGCCCCTCGGGCGGCGGCAAGACCCGCATCACCTTCTCGGCGCCTTCGCGCGGGATGATCGGCTATCATGGCGAGTTCCTGTCGGACACGCGCGGGACGGGCATCATGAACCGGCTGTTCGAGAAATATGGTCCGCACAAGGGCAAGATCGAAGGCCGCAAGAACGGCGTGCTGATCTCGAACGGCTCGGGCGAGTCGAACGCCTACGCCCTCGGCCCGCTCGAGGAGCGCGGCATCCTGATGGTCGCACCCCAGGAGCAGCTCTATGAGGGCATGATCATCGGCGAGAATGCGAAGCCCGACGATCTCGAAGTCAATCCGATGAAGGCCAAGCAGCTCACCAACTTCCGCGCCTCGGGCGGCAAGGACGACGCGATCCGCCTGACTCCGCCCTGGAAGATGACGCTCGAGCAGGCCATCGCCTATATCGACGATGACGAGATGGTCGAAGTCACCCCCAAGACGATCCGCCTGCGCAAGCGCTACCTCGATCCGCACGAGCGCAAGAAGGCGAGCCGGGCGAAGGTCACGGCATAA
- a CDS encoding EVE domain-containing protein codes for MNYWLLRSEPDAYGWDDLIRDGGTEWNGVRNYTARNFLKEMQPGDQAIFYHSNTEKAAVGVMEITRAWQPDGDDGKWASVAVKPVAKLARPVPLADIKAEPRLKELEMIRQSRLSVTPVRAAEWKVLMEMGS; via the coding sequence ATGAACTATTGGCTGCTTCGCTCCGAACCCGATGCCTATGGCTGGGACGACCTGATCCGCGATGGCGGCACCGAATGGAACGGCGTGCGCAACTATACGGCGCGCAATTTCCTGAAGGAAATGCAGCCGGGCGACCAGGCGATCTTCTACCATTCGAATACCGAGAAGGCCGCGGTGGGGGTGATGGAAATCACCCGCGCGTGGCAGCCCGACGGCGACGACGGCAAATGGGCGAGCGTGGCGGTAAAGCCGGTCGCGAAGCTGGCCAGGCCGGTGCCGCTAGCGGACATCAAGGCCGAGCCGCGGCTGAAGGAGCTGGAGATGATCCGCCAGTCGCGGCTGAGCGTGACTCCGGTGCGCGCCGCCGAGTGGAAGGTGCTGATGGAGATGGGCAGCTAG
- a CDS encoding FAD-dependent oxidoreductase: MNQHDSPAAALDPSDPYARAEQTFPILAADMAERVTAFGTVEEIPEGALLFRRGDRSVDFFLCLQGAIEIVDGDAEGRDHIVHVHRPGQFSGELDLFNDRKVLVTGRATPGTRVVRVERAAFRRMIVAEPDIGEIVMRAFILRRVGMLLHGEAGVALIGPAHSSDTARIETFLSRNALPHRRIDTETDADAAGFLDCFALTEADLPVVIAEGKALRNPGIAELADALGLATEVDPEHVHDVAVVGAGPAGLAAAVYAASEGLDTIVIESIAPGGQAGTSSKIENYLGFPTGISGQALAGRAQVQAQKFGARLLVSRSASGIDCDARPFVIRLDDGASLKAHAVVVATGARYRKLDLPLYAELEGNGIYYAATAMEAGLCASQEVVVVGGGNSAGQAAIFLARTSAHVHILVRGPGLAATMSSYLIDRIEASDRITLHPYSEVSELEGDTHLHALAWTDRQTGERRRHEVGALFVMIGAQPNTDWLGDCLALNGAGFVKTGSGETFFCSTRPGIFAVGDVRAGSVKRVASGVGEGSVVVSSIHRYLESLEQ; this comes from the coding sequence ATGAACCAGCATGATTCGCCCGCCGCCGCGCTCGATCCTTCCGATCCCTATGCGCGCGCCGAGCAGACCTTCCCGATCCTGGCCGCCGACATGGCCGAGCGGGTTACTGCCTTCGGCACGGTCGAGGAGATTCCCGAGGGCGCCTTGCTCTTCCGCCGCGGCGATCGCAGCGTAGACTTCTTCCTCTGCCTCCAGGGCGCGATCGAGATCGTCGACGGCGATGCCGAAGGCCGCGATCATATCGTCCATGTCCACCGCCCCGGCCAGTTCAGCGGCGAGCTGGATCTGTTCAACGATCGCAAGGTCCTCGTCACCGGCCGCGCCACGCCGGGGACCCGCGTCGTCCGGGTCGAGCGCGCCGCCTTCCGCCGCATGATCGTCGCCGAGCCCGATATCGGCGAGATCGTGATGCGCGCCTTCATCCTGCGCCGGGTCGGCATGCTGCTCCACGGTGAGGCGGGGGTTGCGCTGATCGGCCCCGCGCATTCGTCCGACACTGCGCGGATCGAGACCTTCCTGTCGCGCAACGCGCTGCCCCATCGCCGCATCGATACCGAGACCGACGCCGACGCCGCCGGCTTCCTCGATTGCTTCGCGCTGACCGAGGCCGATCTGCCGGTGGTGATCGCCGAGGGCAAGGCGCTGCGCAATCCGGGCATCGCCGAGCTGGCCGACGCGCTCGGCCTGGCGACCGAGGTCGATCCCGAGCATGTCCACGACGTCGCGGTGGTCGGCGCCGGCCCCGCCGGGCTCGCCGCCGCGGTCTATGCCGCGTCCGAAGGGCTCGACACGATCGTCATCGAATCGATCGCCCCCGGCGGCCAGGCAGGCACCAGTTCCAAGATCGAAAATTATCTCGGCTTCCCCACCGGCATTTCGGGCCAGGCGCTCGCCGGCCGCGCACAGGTCCAGGCGCAGAAGTTCGGCGCCCGGCTGCTCGTCTCGCGCAGCGCCTCCGGCATCGATTGCGACGCCCGGCCCTTCGTCATCCGACTCGACGACGGCGCCTCGCTGAAGGCGCATGCGGTGGTCGTCGCCACCGGCGCGCGCTATCGCAAGCTCGATCTGCCGCTCTATGCCGAGCTCGAGGGCAACGGCATCTATTACGCAGCCACCGCCATGGAGGCCGGGCTGTGCGCCAGCCAGGAGGTCGTCGTGGTCGGCGGAGGCAATTCGGCGGGGCAGGCGGCGATATTCCTCGCGCGCACCTCGGCGCACGTCCATATCCTGGTCCGCGGCCCGGGGCTCGCCGCGACGATGTCGAGCTATCTGATCGATCGGATCGAGGCATCGGACCGCATCACCCTCCACCCGTATAGCGAAGTCTCCGAACTCGAGGGCGACACCCACCTGCATGCGCTCGCCTGGACCGACCGCCAGACCGGCGAGCGCCGGCGCCACGAGGTCGGCGCGCTGTTCGTGATGATCGGCGCCCAGCCCAACACCGATTGGCTCGGCGATTGCCTCGCGCTCAATGGCGCCGGCTTCGTCAAGACCGGCTCGGGCGAGACCTTCTTCTGCTCCACCCGCCCGGGGATATTCGCGGTGGGCGACGTCCGCGCCGGATCGGTCAAGCGCGTCGCCTCGGGGGTGGGCGAGGGATCGGTCGTCGTCTCCTCGATCCACCGTTATCTTGAAAGCCTCGAACAATAG
- a CDS encoding DUF3297 family protein yields MSDTPPDRLSVNQNSPFFDQAILERGIGIRFKGAERRDVEEYCLSEGWVRVAMGKKVDRKGNPLTIKLVGPVEAWFERPAEGADETGEDISAEDAPETTPQP; encoded by the coding sequence ATGAGCGACACTCCTCCCGACCGCCTCTCGGTCAATCAGAACAGCCCCTTCTTCGATCAGGCGATCCTGGAACGCGGCATCGGCATCCGCTTCAAGGGCGCCGAGCGCCGCGACGTCGAGGAATATTGCCTCTCCGAAGGCTGGGTCCGCGTCGCCATGGGCAAGAAGGTCGATCGCAAGGGCAATCCGCTGACGATCAAGCTGGTCGGCCCGGTGGAGGCCTGGTTCGAGCGGCCTGCCGAGGGTGCGGACGAGACGGGCGAGGATATTTCGGCTGAAGACGCCCCCGAAACGACCCCACAACCCTGA
- the bla gene encoding class A beta-lactamase, translated as MTPRFDGAFQDAVLATEKASGGKLGLAVIDTGSGERFLHRGDERFPMCSTFKFALAAGILRKVAQRSERLDRKIAIRRADLVSNSPFCEARVGGSASISELCHTTIITSDNSAANLLLRTVGGPAGFTCRLRSFGDTVTRLDRWETDMGEAAPGDVRDTTSPRAMAGLAQRLVLGDALAPSSRAQLVAWMKDTRTSATSLRAGLPEGWVVADKTGSGGYGTDNLVGVVWMPGRAPLVVASYVTGSRLEHAQRRGLHARIGRALGVAYA; from the coding sequence ATGACGCCACGTTTCGACGGAGCGTTTCAGGACGCAGTGCTCGCCACCGAAAAGGCCAGCGGCGGGAAGCTGGGGCTGGCGGTGATCGACACCGGAAGCGGCGAGCGTTTCCTGCACCGCGGCGACGAGCGCTTTCCGATGTGCAGCACCTTCAAGTTCGCACTGGCGGCAGGAATTTTGCGCAAAGTGGCGCAGAGAAGCGAACGTTTGGACCGAAAAATCGCAATAAGGCGCGCGGATCTGGTCAGCAATTCGCCCTTTTGCGAGGCGCGGGTGGGCGGCTCTGCGAGCATAAGCGAGCTGTGCCACACGACGATCATCACGAGCGACAATAGCGCCGCCAACCTGCTGCTGCGCACGGTCGGCGGGCCGGCGGGGTTCACGTGCCGGCTGCGGAGTTTCGGCGATACGGTGACGCGGCTCGATCGCTGGGAGACCGACATGGGCGAGGCCGCGCCGGGCGACGTGCGCGACACGACATCGCCGCGGGCGATGGCCGGGCTGGCGCAGCGGCTGGTGCTGGGCGATGCGCTGGCGCCTTCCAGCCGGGCGCAGCTGGTGGCCTGGATGAAGGATACGCGCACCAGTGCGACCAGCCTTCGCGCGGGGCTGCCCGAGGGCTGGGTCGTGGCCGACAAGACCGGGTCCGGCGGCTATGGCACGGACAATCTGGTCGGGGTGGTGTGGATGCCGGGGCGCGCGCCGCTGGTGGTGGCGAGCTATGTTACCGGGAGCAGGCTGGAGCATGCCCAGCGGCGCGGGCTGCATGCGCGGATCGGGCGGGCGCTTGGGGTGGCGTACGCGTAG
- a CDS encoding LysR family transcriptional regulator: MDRPQLPLNALRAFEASARHLSFTRAGLELCVSQGAVSHQVKALEERLGVPLFRRLPRGIALTDEGLALVPVVQSAFDAIGATLGRFSGGRFQEVLTVGVVATFAIGWLLERLPDFTARHPGIDLRLLTNNNRVDLAGEGLDVAIRFGNGAWHGTHSDRILDAALTPLCAPALAAGLASPADLVRHPLLRSYRADEWPLWFAQAGTPCPPVRGPVFDSSPAMAAAAMAGFGVALLPAAMFARDLAAERLVRPFPQEVATGAYWLTRLHSRAESPAMAAFRGWLLGAA; this comes from the coding sequence ATGGATCGCCCCCAGCTCCCGCTCAACGCCCTGCGCGCCTTCGAAGCCTCGGCGCGCCATCTCAGCTTCACCCGCGCCGGGCTCGAACTCTGCGTCAGCCAGGGCGCCGTAAGCCATCAGGTAAAGGCGCTCGAGGAACGGCTCGGCGTGCCCTTGTTCCGCCGCCTGCCGCGCGGCATCGCGCTCACCGACGAGGGGCTGGCGCTGGTCCCGGTGGTGCAATCGGCGTTCGATGCGATCGGCGCAACGCTCGGTCGCTTCTCGGGCGGGCGCTTCCAGGAAGTGCTCACCGTCGGCGTCGTCGCCACTTTCGCGATCGGCTGGCTGCTCGAACGGCTCCCCGATTTCACCGCGCGGCATCCCGGCATCGACTTGCGCCTGCTGACCAACAACAACCGCGTCGATCTGGCGGGGGAGGGGCTCGACGTCGCGATCCGCTTCGGCAACGGCGCCTGGCACGGCACCCACAGCGATCGCATCCTCGACGCAGCGCTGACCCCGCTCTGCGCCCCCGCGCTGGCGGCCGGGCTGGCGAGCCCTGCCGATCTCGTCCGCCACCCATTGCTCCGCTCCTACCGCGCCGACGAATGGCCGCTATGGTTCGCGCAGGCCGGCACGCCTTGTCCGCCGGTGCGCGGCCCCGTGTTCGACAGCTCCCCGGCCATGGCCGCCGCGGCGATGGCCGGCTTCGGCGTGGCGCTGCTGCCTGCGGCCATGTTCGCCCGCGATCTCGCCGCCGAACGGCTGGTGCGCCCGTTTCCTCAAGAAGTCGCCACCGGCGCCTATTGGCTGACCCG